One genomic region from Euzebya tangerina encodes:
- a CDS encoding cell wall-binding repeat-containing protein: MSPSSRFTLIIALVLTVFMVVPPVVAQTGTPDPGAVASDRFAGPTRIDTSAAVARAMFPQGAEEAVVVSATRFQEALAGAPLAAGLRAPVIATYPDTLDPVVAETLDALGTQRVTLLGDTTVVSAEVGKALVDRGLHVRRIAGQGPFATAAAIARETAATTGIPTLDGAATVLLASGEDFADALSASAPAAAGGFPLLLTRGEALPAETVAALTDLQPERVVVFGGSQAVADTVFAAIGEVRTPVGQSLNALGVTVERVAGPTRTATAVAAADRFVAAGLMDGDNAILVRGDDFPDNLTASAAARQLMAPILLSATREVLSPDAESWLTRTCSTLDRLVVIGGEMAVDAATMTAAGAAASCPDGGESSTDEQAPSPAEAPESPSGDPAPPTLPGQAAPPVADAGPAPSPEPVQVPTPDPEPTPTPDPEPTPDPEPTPDPEPTPTPTPDPEPTPDPDPEPTPDPDPEPSPDPEPSIPGLPAPGYVRWGAAVGGNADPVLRHEVPAGEVLGVRRTFFQWRHRTTSLITMVEGDLAAGRLPWVSVKTPSWAAMGAGQHDAEIDEMLLALEATGGPVWLTIHHEPEGGGGVNAPDDPAGPAGHVAMNRRVRDRIDALGVQNIALVSVFMDYTWEPSSGRDINEWWDDGIYDVMGVDVYRYREASLITENWHRVRAFAEAKGVPVAIGEWGVRGADAAAGQRVQEWFDMAAGSHADGGGARVVAMAAFDSGLNSPSGSWELVGEQLRVFQDLLTDPRAVQNDDV; encoded by the coding sequence ATGTCCCCCTCATCGCGGTTCACGCTCATCATCGCACTTGTCCTGACCGTGTTCATGGTCGTTCCCCCGGTTGTCGCCCAGACCGGAACACCAGACCCCGGCGCCGTTGCCTCGGACCGCTTCGCCGGGCCGACGCGCATCGACACCTCCGCCGCGGTGGCGCGTGCCATGTTCCCGCAGGGTGCGGAGGAGGCCGTGGTCGTCTCGGCCACCCGGTTCCAGGAGGCGCTGGCCGGTGCGCCCCTGGCCGCCGGGCTGCGTGCCCCGGTCATCGCCACCTACCCCGACACGCTCGACCCGGTCGTCGCCGAGACCCTGGACGCGTTGGGGACGCAGCGCGTGACACTGCTGGGGGACACCACCGTGGTGAGCGCCGAGGTCGGGAAGGCCCTGGTCGACCGAGGCCTCCACGTCCGTCGCATCGCGGGGCAGGGGCCCTTCGCCACTGCCGCGGCAATCGCCCGGGAGACGGCGGCCACAACTGGCATCCCCACGCTCGACGGTGCCGCCACCGTGCTGCTGGCCAGCGGTGAGGACTTCGCCGACGCGCTGTCGGCCAGCGCTCCCGCTGCCGCCGGTGGGTTCCCCCTGCTGCTCACTCGCGGCGAGGCGCTGCCAGCCGAGACGGTCGCGGCGCTCACCGACCTGCAACCCGAACGCGTGGTCGTGTTCGGCGGCAGCCAAGCCGTGGCCGACACGGTGTTCGCCGCCATCGGTGAGGTGCGGACACCCGTCGGCCAGAGCTTGAACGCACTCGGCGTGACGGTCGAGCGTGTCGCCGGGCCGACCCGCACCGCCACAGCCGTGGCTGCTGCCGATCGCTTCGTCGCAGCGGGTCTGATGGATGGCGACAACGCGATCCTGGTCCGTGGCGACGACTTCCCGGACAACCTCACGGCATCCGCTGCCGCCCGCCAGTTGATGGCCCCGATCCTGCTGTCGGCGACCCGTGAGGTGCTCTCGCCCGATGCGGAGTCATGGCTGACCCGCACCTGCTCGACACTCGACCGGTTGGTGGTGATCGGTGGCGAGATGGCCGTGGATGCCGCGACCATGACCGCCGCCGGCGCTGCTGCATCGTGCCCCGATGGGGGCGAGTCCAGCACGGACGAGCAGGCACCGTCTCCGGCCGAGGCCCCCGAGAGCCCGTCCGGTGACCCGGCCCCGCCCACGCTGCCGGGGCAGGCCGCCCCGCCCGTCGCGGACGCGGGGCCGGCGCCCAGTCCGGAGCCGGTCCAGGTTCCCACGCCGGATCCTGAGCCAACGCCGACCCCAGATCCTGAGCCGACGCCCGACCCTGAGCCCACGCCCGACCCCGAGCCGACGCCGACGCCGACCCCTGATCCTGAGCCGACGCCGGACCCGGATCCTGAGCCCACGCCCGACCCCGATCCTGAGCCCTCGCCGGACCCCGAGCCGAGCATCCCCGGTCTCCCCGCACCCGGCTACGTCCGCTGGGGAGCGGCCGTCGGCGGCAACGCCGACCCCGTCCTCCGCCATGAGGTCCCCGCCGGCGAGGTCCTCGGCGTCCGTCGGACCTTCTTCCAGTGGCGCCACCGGACCACCAGCCTGATCACGATGGTCGAGGGCGACCTGGCGGCCGGCCGGCTGCCGTGGGTCTCCGTCAAGACGCCGTCGTGGGCCGCGATGGGTGCCGGTCAGCACGACGCCGAGATCGATGAGATGCTGCTGGCGCTCGAGGCAACCGGCGGACCGGTGTGGCTGACCATCCATCACGAGCCCGAGGGTGGGGGTGGTGTCAACGCTCCTGATGACCCCGCAGGTCCCGCTGGCCACGTGGCCATGAACCGTCGGGTCCGCGACCGAATCGACGCCCTGGGCGTGCAGAACATCGCCCTGGTCAGCGTCTTCATGGACTACACCTGGGAGCCCTCCTCCGGCCGGGACATCAACGAGTGGTGGGACGACGGCATCTATGACGTCATGGGTGTCGACGTGTACCGCTACCGCGAGGCGTCGCTCATCACGGAGAACTGGCACCGCGTGCGCGCCTTCGCCGAGGCCAAGGGTGTCCCCGTGGCCATCGGGGAGTGGGGTGTCCGCGGCGCGGACGCTGCCGCCGGACAGCGTGTCCAGGAGTGGTTCGACATGGCTGCCGGGTCACACGCCGACGGGGGTGGGGCCCGCGTCGTCGCGATGGCCGCCTTTGACTCCGGACTCAACTCCCCGTCCGGGTCATGGGAGCTGGTGGGCGAGCAGCTCCGGGTGTTCCAGGACCTGCTGACCGACCCGCGCGCGGTCCAGAACGACGACGTCTAG
- a CDS encoding permease, which translates to MSTPTTSSSETAETNQTRGDRPSGLILLAVAVIVAVLLRPLFDGLLQNPALQTWSTIFVSITIQALPFLALGVIVSGAIAAFVPPAALMRLMPRNPMLGVPVAGVAGLALPGCECGSVPIAGRLASRGASPAAAFAFMLAAPAINPVVLAATAVAFPGRLDIVAARFVASLAAAIIVGWIWAKFGDNSLVRDAKGYDESATPLSMFVQVASHDFVHAGGWLVIGAMAAATLQVAVPRSILDVLAGNEVIAILAMAVLAVVLAICSEADAFVAVGLTQFSLTSRLVFLVVGPAVDVKLIALQAGVFGRRFTARFAPLTFVVAVICAVVVGLIAAALTGDLGWRQGLVVL; encoded by the coding sequence GTGTCAACGCCGACCACCAGCAGCAGCGAGACCGCGGAGACCAACCAGACGCGTGGAGATCGCCCGTCCGGCTTGATCCTGCTCGCCGTCGCGGTGATCGTCGCGGTCCTGCTGCGACCGCTCTTCGATGGGCTTCTTCAGAACCCCGCCCTGCAGACCTGGTCGACCATCTTCGTGTCCATCACGATCCAGGCACTGCCGTTCCTGGCCCTCGGAGTGATCGTGTCCGGGGCCATCGCGGCGTTCGTGCCGCCTGCGGCGCTCATGCGGCTGATGCCCCGCAATCCGATGCTCGGTGTGCCTGTTGCCGGCGTCGCCGGACTTGCCCTGCCGGGGTGCGAGTGCGGGTCAGTCCCGATCGCTGGCCGTCTGGCCTCGCGGGGGGCGTCCCCGGCAGCAGCGTTCGCCTTCATGTTGGCGGCGCCCGCCATCAACCCCGTTGTCCTGGCAGCCACGGCCGTGGCGTTCCCGGGTCGCCTCGACATCGTCGCTGCGCGGTTCGTCGCCTCGCTGGCCGCCGCCATCATCGTGGGATGGATCTGGGCGAAGTTCGGCGACAACTCGCTCGTTCGGGATGCCAAGGGCTACGACGAGAGCGCCACACCACTGTCGATGTTCGTCCAGGTGGCCTCGCACGACTTCGTCCACGCTGGCGGCTGGCTGGTGATCGGTGCCATGGCGGCGGCCACGCTGCAGGTCGCGGTGCCCCGATCGATCCTCGACGTCCTGGCCGGCAACGAGGTCATCGCCATCCTCGCGATGGCGGTCCTAGCCGTCGTCTTGGCCATCTGCAGCGAGGCCGATGCCTTCGTCGCCGTGGGCCTCACCCAGTTCTCGCTGACGTCGCGCCTGGTCTTCCTGGTGGTTGGCCCGGCCGTCGACGTCAAGCTGATCGCGCTGCAGGCCGGTGTGTTCGGACGTCGATTCACGGCCCGCTTCGCACCGCTGACCTTCGTGGTTGCGGTCATCTGCGCCGTGGTGGTGGGTCTGATCGCCGCTGCGCTGACCGGCGACCTAGGCTGGCGGCAGGGATTGGTTGTCCTGTAG
- a CDS encoding mechanosensitive ion channel family protein, producing MQPIFAQSDAGLSPVQTVTDAFTSIVEAVLAQLPQLALAVVVIVAFILIARLVSKLVRSAITSTSTRSASFVNVMTRLARIFTIAFGVVMALVIAIPSVDLAAVIGGLGVSSVAIGFAFKDILQNTLAGLLLLFRQPFEINDQIEVSGWRGTVEAINIRETQLKQFDGQRVLIPNQDVYGSAVRVQTAYEFIRTDIAVGVDYDADLGQAQQVALDAVAAVEGVESDPAPQALYTQLNTSTIDFDLRYWSHSRQADIRDVQSDVVKAITNALNDAGIAMPCDIIELDARQTFREAVGAAGASQAS from the coding sequence ATGCAGCCAATCTTCGCCCAGTCAGATGCCGGACTGAGTCCGGTCCAGACCGTCACCGACGCGTTCACATCCATAGTGGAGGCCGTGCTGGCGCAGCTCCCGCAGCTGGCGCTGGCCGTCGTCGTCATCGTGGCCTTCATCCTCATCGCACGACTGGTCAGCAAGCTCGTCCGGTCCGCGATCACGTCGACGAGCACGCGCTCTGCCAGCTTCGTCAACGTCATGACCCGGTTGGCGCGCATCTTCACCATCGCGTTCGGCGTCGTGATGGCGCTCGTCATCGCCATCCCGAGTGTGGACCTCGCGGCCGTCATCGGGGGGCTCGGCGTCAGCTCCGTCGCCATCGGCTTCGCCTTCAAGGACATCCTTCAGAACACGCTGGCGGGGCTCCTGCTGCTGTTCCGACAGCCGTTCGAGATCAACGACCAGATCGAGGTCAGTGGGTGGCGCGGCACGGTGGAGGCGATCAACATCCGCGAGACCCAACTGAAGCAGTTCGACGGCCAACGGGTGCTGATCCCCAATCAGGACGTCTACGGCTCGGCCGTCAGGGTGCAGACGGCCTACGAGTTCATCCGAACCGACATCGCGGTCGGGGTGGACTACGACGCGGACCTCGGCCAGGCACAGCAGGTCGCGCTCGACGCCGTCGCCGCAGTGGAGGGCGTCGAGTCCGACCCGGCCCCCCAGGCGCTCTACACGCAGCTGAACACCTCAACGATCGACTTCGATCTTCGCTACTGGTCGCACTCCCGCCAGGCCGACATCCGAGACGTCCAGAGCGATGTCGTCAAGGCCATCACCAACGCCCTCAACGACGCCGGGATCGCGATGCCGTGCGACATCATCGAGTTGGATGCCCGCCAGACGTTCCGTGAGGCGGTCGGCGCCGCGGGGGCATCCCAGGCCAGCTGA
- a CDS encoding O-antigen ligase family protein — protein MARRVAWPLWLALPGFPILWLLGASPMVWVILAVPMAAQLVMRSRVHIPPGFAVFVLFLAWVLLTGTQVDTTGRGIAFIYRWSQFAAAGVAFVYVYNLDDRVDTGRILRWLAALWVIVVIGGYLALVAPEFAKPNPLLSLLPRAIARDEFVQTLLEPDFAQLHVFLGYPLPRPAAPFPYTNTWGATFALLLPAVAGAALASPNNRWLRGVMIASIVPAIMSVNRGMWLSIGAWLVFALVQRSSPRIRRTVAIISAGLMVILLVASLSTLGDVVRDRLSAPHSNSARADVVEGTVAGIIESPFLGYGAPRPFEGSGIRPPLGTQGQLWYLGFSHGVPAVILLLVFFVLVYRRLNRGLAPTSGLWARSSLVILAVLLPVYDVEGVAMTVVFVLAAAALREERLAGEATRRRPITP, from the coding sequence GTGGCCCGTCGGGTCGCGTGGCCCTTGTGGTTGGCCTTGCCGGGATTCCCGATCCTGTGGCTGCTCGGCGCCTCGCCCATGGTGTGGGTGATCCTGGCCGTCCCGATGGCCGCGCAGCTGGTGATGCGGTCGCGGGTGCACATTCCGCCCGGCTTCGCCGTGTTCGTGCTGTTCCTGGCCTGGGTGCTGCTGACCGGAACCCAGGTCGACACCACGGGTCGTGGGATCGCCTTCATCTACCGCTGGTCGCAGTTCGCGGCGGCCGGCGTGGCGTTTGTCTACGTCTACAACCTGGACGACCGGGTGGACACCGGCCGCATCCTGCGCTGGCTCGCGGCTCTCTGGGTGATCGTGGTCATCGGCGGCTACCTGGCCCTCGTCGCGCCCGAGTTCGCCAAACCCAACCCGCTGCTCTCACTCCTGCCACGGGCCATCGCGCGGGACGAGTTCGTGCAGACCCTGCTGGAGCCCGACTTCGCGCAACTGCACGTCTTCCTGGGGTACCCCTTGCCCCGACCTGCCGCGCCCTTCCCCTACACCAACACGTGGGGAGCCACGTTCGCCTTGCTCCTCCCAGCCGTGGCCGGCGCCGCGCTCGCGAGCCCGAACAACCGCTGGCTCCGGGGCGTCATGATCGCCTCCATCGTTCCGGCGATCATGTCGGTCAATCGCGGCATGTGGCTGTCGATCGGCGCGTGGTTGGTCTTCGCGCTGGTGCAGCGATCCTCGCCACGGATCCGTCGCACGGTCGCCATCATCAGCGCCGGCTTGATGGTGATCCTCCTGGTGGCCAGCCTCTCGACACTCGGTGATGTGGTCCGGGATCGTCTCTCGGCGCCGCACAGCAACAGCGCCCGAGCCGATGTCGTCGAGGGCACCGTGGCCGGCATCATCGAGTCGCCCTTCCTCGGGTACGGCGCGCCACGACCGTTCGAGGGGTCGGGCATCCGACCTCCGCTGGGCACCCAGGGCCAGCTGTGGTACCTCGGCTTCTCCCACGGCGTGCCGGCTGTGATCCTCCTGCTGGTCTTCTTCGTGCTGGTCTACCGGCGGCTGAATCGTGGGTTGGCGCCGACCAGCGGCCTGTGGGCGCGAAGCTCCCTGGTCATCCTGGCCGTGCTCCTCCCGGTGTACGACGTCGAGGGGGTGGCCATGACCGTGGTGTTCGTGCTGGCCGCTGCGGCCCTGCGCGAAGAGCGGTTGGCTGGCGAGGCGACCCGGCGCCGCCCGATCACGCCGTGA
- a CDS encoding TIGR03943 family putative permease subunit, with the protein MDQRTQGVVMLALATVSIRLCLSGLALSYIKDDYVPILLVASILIAVLGVVTLYRGHQRAMAALDHEQLAVEGSDHPHAHGHDHAGGPRIAWFLTAPLFALLLVAPPPLGAFAANRQATTVVQTTSGFPELPEAVEGAVPLRVSEFSARALYDTEESLDDVTVRLTGFVSDTLPDGFVLTRFSLSCCAADGTAYSVEVRGTDLSPPIDQWVEVVGEWQNRDGHVIGEFSDQPPLLSATSTVEIPQPESPYEG; encoded by the coding sequence GTGGATCAACGGACACAGGGCGTGGTGATGCTGGCACTCGCGACGGTGTCGATACGCCTCTGTCTCAGCGGGCTGGCCTTGTCCTACATCAAGGACGACTACGTCCCGATCCTGCTGGTCGCCAGCATTCTCATCGCGGTGCTCGGCGTGGTGACGCTGTACCGCGGTCACCAGCGCGCCATGGCTGCACTGGACCACGAGCAACTCGCCGTCGAGGGGTCCGATCACCCGCATGCGCACGGCCATGACCATGCGGGAGGTCCGCGCATCGCCTGGTTCCTGACCGCGCCGCTGTTCGCACTGCTGCTGGTGGCGCCTCCGCCACTGGGCGCCTTCGCCGCCAATCGCCAGGCCACCACGGTGGTCCAGACGACCTCCGGATTCCCCGAGCTGCCCGAGGCCGTCGAGGGCGCCGTACCGCTGCGCGTGTCGGAGTTCAGCGCTCGAGCCCTGTACGACACCGAGGAGTCCCTGGACGATGTGACCGTCCGGCTCACGGGGTTCGTGTCCGACACGCTGCCCGACGGGTTCGTGTTGACCCGCTTCTCGCTCTCCTGCTGCGCAGCCGACGGCACCGCCTACAGCGTGGAGGTGCGCGGCACCGACCTCAGCCCACCGATCGATCAGTGGGTCGAGGTGGTCGGTGAGTGGCAGAACCGGGATGGGCACGTAATCGGCGAGTTCAGTGACCAACCCCCGCTGCTCAGCGCAACCTCGACGGTGGAGATACCGCAGCCCGAGTCGCCCTACGAGGGATGA
- a CDS encoding Wzz/FepE/Etk N-terminal domain-containing protein, whose protein sequence is MSETTPTQYEELPGLGDYLRVLRRQAPLIVGVAIGVLLLALVYATLSPTSFESTATVLIRPLTSNPLDTLDAPDRAPDLDTEQQILTSAVVIGRALSDLPDAADVREAQRRISVDAPADGQVLQITYTATSASGAAQGAAAVADAYIGYRGERANEALDQAIEDLQSQLDTVAESLAETTTELAAAEEGSFAFLAAENRRALLQDQVSMLTGELTNATARRVDPGEVIGPPAEPNSPSSPGRARTGLIALVAGLITGVAVALLRDRLDDDLNDAGLAGRILRTQVLSVVPGGEASAGERVATINAYRRLALTLDRRRPDAIIVASVEPMIERTSTAVNLAVTLAGEYSVLLVDVAPSHPAVDELLTEFGDKHEPAFVDASRKIIKLRHPSRLHVIPLDEDAQSKDRYGLNRESMTKLLDQVAAKYDFVIVDALPLSQSVDALELRSLSSGMVLAVREGQTKRSELAETQVMLEQVGLPVLGVVVHGSGRFDLVGRLSGMTRPAPAQRVDAEDEASWSVDAS, encoded by the coding sequence ATGAGCGAGACCACACCAACCCAGTACGAGGAACTCCCCGGGCTGGGCGACTACCTCCGCGTCCTGCGACGCCAGGCACCGCTGATCGTGGGCGTCGCCATCGGGGTGCTGCTGCTGGCGCTGGTCTACGCCACGCTCTCGCCGACGTCGTTCGAGTCGACCGCGACGGTGCTCATCCGGCCGCTGACCAGCAATCCGCTGGACACCCTGGACGCGCCTGATCGCGCTCCGGACCTCGACACCGAGCAGCAGATCCTGACTTCGGCTGTGGTGATCGGACGGGCCCTGTCCGACCTCCCTGACGCGGCGGACGTCCGCGAGGCCCAGCGCCGCATCAGCGTGGATGCCCCCGCCGATGGCCAGGTGCTGCAGATCACCTACACGGCCACCAGCGCCAGCGGGGCAGCCCAGGGTGCTGCAGCCGTCGCCGACGCCTACATCGGCTACCGGGGGGAGCGGGCCAACGAGGCGCTTGACCAGGCCATCGAGGACCTGCAGTCACAGCTGGACACGGTGGCGGAGTCGCTGGCCGAGACCACGACGGAGCTCGCGGCAGCCGAGGAGGGGTCGTTCGCGTTCCTGGCCGCCGAGAATCGGCGGGCGCTGCTGCAGGATCAGGTCTCGATGCTGACCGGTGAGCTGACCAACGCCACCGCACGGCGTGTGGACCCCGGCGAGGTCATCGGTCCGCCTGCGGAGCCGAACAGCCCGTCCTCGCCGGGCCGGGCACGGACAGGTCTGATCGCGCTGGTGGCTGGTCTGATCACCGGTGTCGCCGTCGCGTTGCTGCGCGATCGCCTGGACGATGATCTCAACGACGCCGGCCTGGCCGGTCGGATCCTTCGAACCCAGGTCCTCTCGGTCGTTCCTGGTGGGGAGGCCTCCGCAGGTGAACGCGTGGCCACGATCAACGCGTACCGACGCCTGGCGTTGACGCTGGACCGACGCCGTCCCGACGCCATCATCGTGGCCAGCGTGGAGCCGATGATCGAGCGCACGTCCACCGCGGTGAACCTGGCGGTCACGCTGGCGGGTGAGTACAGCGTGCTGCTGGTCGACGTCGCGCCCTCGCACCCGGCCGTCGATGAGTTGCTGACGGAGTTCGGCGACAAGCACGAGCCCGCCTTCGTGGACGCCTCACGCAAGATCATCAAGCTGCGCCACCCTTCCCGACTGCACGTCATCCCGCTGGATGAGGACGCGCAGTCCAAGGATCGCTACGGCCTCAACCGCGAGTCGATGACCAAGCTGCTGGACCAGGTCGCGGCCAAGTACGACTTCGTCATCGTGGACGCCCTTCCGCTGTCGCAGTCAGTCGACGCGCTGGAGCTGCGGAGCCTGTCCAGCGGCATGGTCCTGGCGGTCCGGGAGGGGCAGACGAAGCGCAGCGAGCTGGCCGAGACCCAGGTCATGCTGGAGCAGGTCGGGCTGCCGGTCCTCGGCGTCGTCGTCCACGGCTCCGGCCGCTTCGACCTCGTCGGTCGGCTGAGCGGCATGACCCGGCCGGCACCGGCACAGCGCGTGGACGCGGAAGACGAGGCCTCCTGGAGCGTGGACGCGAGCTAG
- a CDS encoding glycosyltransferase family 2 protein: protein MERDVTERADAVAVSAVICTVDRPKLLRAAIAAVAAQDFDGVIETIVVFDNREPDLTLASDDPQRPVRVLANNRTPGLAGARNTGLLAATGTYVALCDDDDEWRPAKTRAQVEALDRRPDRHVAVTGMVIQYDGKQIERIWPHAELTLEDVTSSRAQDAHPSSILARRDAIITTIGLVDEALPASYGEDHDLLIRAARVAPIVVVRRPLIDVAWHRASHFSDPWQKLIDGTSYLVAKHPELRSNRRGYANMRGRQAFAHAALGDTTTARRVALDSLRHNPIDKRAAVALIVSTGLVPITAAQRLANALGRGI from the coding sequence ATGGAGCGCGACGTGACCGAGCGTGCAGACGCTGTCGCTGTGTCAGCGGTCATCTGCACCGTCGACCGACCGAAGCTGCTGCGGGCTGCCATTGCTGCCGTGGCGGCCCAGGACTTCGATGGCGTCATCGAGACAATCGTCGTGTTCGACAACCGCGAGCCCGATCTGACCCTCGCGTCCGACGACCCGCAGCGGCCGGTCCGGGTCCTCGCCAACAACCGGACGCCCGGCCTGGCCGGTGCCCGAAACACGGGCCTCCTGGCCGCGACCGGCACCTACGTGGCCCTGTGCGATGACGACGACGAGTGGCGCCCCGCCAAGACCCGGGCGCAGGTGGAGGCACTCGACCGACGCCCCGACCGACATGTCGCCGTCACGGGGATGGTCATCCAGTACGACGGCAAGCAGATCGAACGCATCTGGCCCCACGCCGAGCTCACGCTGGAGGATGTGACGTCCTCTCGTGCCCAGGACGCCCACCCCTCGTCGATCCTGGCTCGTCGCGACGCCATCATCACCACCATCGGGCTGGTCGACGAGGCGTTGCCCGCGAGCTACGGCGAAGACCACGATCTGCTGATCCGAGCGGCTCGCGTAGCACCGATCGTCGTGGTCCGGCGACCCCTCATCGACGTCGCCTGGCATCGCGCGTCCCACTTCTCCGACCCGTGGCAGAAGCTCATCGACGGCACCAGCTATCTGGTGGCCAAGCACCCGGAGCTCCGCAGCAACCGTCGTGGCTACGCCAACATGCGCGGTCGACAGGCCTTCGCCCACGCGGCCCTGGGCGACACCACGACGGCGCGGCGCGTGGCCCTGGACAGTCTGCGCCACAACCCGATCGACAAGCGCGCCGCGGTGGCGCTGATCGTCTCCACGGGTCTGGTCCCCATCACAGCTGCACAGCGACTGGCCAACGCCCTGGGACGCGGGATCTGA
- a CDS encoding sulfotransferase domain-containing protein encodes MRDDSGALGSTGRDAMERGSRVRGSQVRGSQVRLADDRRLKRLAWKAATVASQALARPTAGLRALPDYLIVGAQRAGTTSLHKYLLQSPSMIPARLTKGVHYFDANYDRDLDWYRAHFPLRARMVARARRIGSRVVTGEASPYYLFHPDIPRRIAEVLPETSAIVVLRDPAERAWSQYHHEFGRGYEHLDAGAAFEAEAARLAGEEERLLLDPQYQSHSHQHHSYVARGRYLEQLERLWAQLGEDRVHIVESGALKQDPQRVVDGVATFLGITPWQLTDPAQHNARAYRAPDADVHRWLQEQFAEDNERLFERLGRRYAWGSEQGATS; translated from the coding sequence ATGCGTGACGACTCGGGGGCGCTCGGGTCGACCGGACGCGACGCGATGGAGCGCGGCTCACGGGTTCGCGGCTCACAGGTTCGCGGCTCACAGGTTCGCTTGGCCGACGACCGGAGGCTGAAACGGCTGGCCTGGAAGGCGGCGACGGTGGCGTCGCAGGCCCTGGCCCGACCCACTGCCGGCCTGCGGGCGCTGCCCGACTATCTGATCGTCGGTGCGCAACGAGCTGGCACCACCTCGCTGCACAAGTACCTGCTGCAGTCCCCGAGCATGATCCCGGCCCGCCTGACCAAGGGCGTGCACTACTTCGACGCCAACTACGACCGGGACCTGGACTGGTACCGCGCCCACTTCCCGCTCCGAGCACGGATGGTCGCGCGTGCCCGCCGGATCGGCAGTCGGGTCGTCACCGGAGAGGCAAGCCCGTACTACCTGTTCCACCCCGACATCCCGCGGCGGATTGCGGAGGTGCTGCCGGAGACCAGCGCCATCGTCGTCCTCCGAGACCCGGCCGAGCGGGCGTGGTCGCAGTACCACCACGAGTTCGGCCGGGGGTATGAGCATCTCGATGCCGGTGCCGCCTTCGAGGCCGAGGCCGCGCGGCTGGCCGGTGAGGAAGAACGTCTGCTGCTCGACCCGCAGTACCAGTCCCACTCGCACCAGCACCACAGCTACGTAGCCCGAGGACGCTACCTTGAGCAACTGGAGCGGCTCTGGGCACAGCTCGGGGAGGACCGGGTGCACATCGTGGAGAGCGGAGCGTTGAAGCAGGATCCCCAGCGTGTCGTCGACGGCGTGGCCACCTTCCTCGGCATCACGCCCTGGCAGCTGACGGACCCGGCCCAGCACAACGCGCGGGCCTATCGGGCGCCGGATGCCGACGTCCACCGCTGGCTGCAGGAGCAGTTCGCCGAGGACAACGAGCGGCTCTTCGAGCGGCTCGGCCGACGCTACGCCTGGGGCTCCGAGCAGGGAGCCACGTCATGA